The DNA sequence TGACAGAGAACCCTGTGACTCTTCACCCTCATATGACGGTTAAGGAGGCCCTCGATGTGATGTTCCGTGAAAAGCACATGGGTTATCCTGTGACCGAGGCCGGTGAACTGAGGGGTATTGTTACCTTCCATGATATATCTGATGCCAGCAGGGACCTCAGGGTGGAGGATGTCATGACAGGGGACGTTGTCACAGTGCGAGATGATGAGGAGGTTACAGGAGCCCTTGAGAAGATGAACCGGCTGCAGCTTGGAAGGCTCCCTGTGATGAGGGACGGTAAACTCACAGGTATAATTTCAAGAACAGATATAGTCAGAACACTCAACCTGATGAACAAAAAAACAGAATAACCAGGATCAAAAAACTCGAGCGATGAAAAACCGAATGGATATGATGTACAGAATGGATGAACACCGATAAACAGGGGATCAGGATCATGAAGGACGCGTCACGCCTCATAATCAATGGAATAATTTCAGGTGAAATAAGGACAAGGAAGGACCTTGAGAGGTTCAAGCACAGGGTCTGCCGTGAAATGGGACTTGAGAGATTCATGAGCAACTCTGAAATCCTTGAACATGCGACTCCGGAGGAGAAAAAGGTTATAGAGGGCCTCTTGAGAAAAAAACCCACAAGGACCATCTCAGGGGTTGCTGTCGTCGCTGTAATGTGCCAGCCCCGGGAATGCCCCCATGGGAGGTGCCTGTACTGTCCAGAGAGTGAAAAGGCACCTCCCAGTTACACTGGAGAGGAACCTGCAGCCCTGAGGGCCAGGATGTACGATTTCCACCCCTACAGGCAGGTTTACAACCGCCTGGAGCAGCTCCACAGCATAGGTCACCCCGTGGATAAGGTTGAACTCATAGTTATGGGGGGGACCTTCCCCTCCCACAGCCTCTGCTACCAGGAGTGGTTCATCTCCATGTGCCTCAAGGCCATGGTGGACTTCGGGGCGGAACTCAGGGGCATCAGGGTGGATGTGCCAGAACACCATGGATACGTGAAGGTTGAGGACGCCCAGAGACTAAACGAGTCCTCGCCGGTGAGATGCGTTGGCATGACCTTCGAGACAAGACCAGACTACTGCAGGGAGGAGGACGTGGACAGGATGCTGGGCCTGGGAGTTACCAGGGTCGAGCTGGGAGTTCAGACCATATACAACTACATCTACCAGCGGATCAAGAGAGGCCACAGCATAAGGGATGTGGTGGAATCCAACAGGATCCTCAGGGACTCCGGGGTGAAGGTTGCCATGCACCTGATGCCTGGCCTGTTCTCAGACTTTGAAAGGGACCTGCGCATATTCAGGAGGATATTCAGGGACCCCTCCTTCAGACCGGATATGATCAAGATATATCCCTGCCTTGTGACCCGTGGCAGCGAACTCTACAGCCTATGGGAGAGGGGCCTCTATAAGCCCTACTCCACTGAGGAGGCGGTTGAACTTATCGTGGAGATAAAGAAGATGATGCCGAAGTGGGTGAGGACCATGAGGATACAGAGGGATATTCCCTCACGGCTCATAGTGGACGGTGTCAGGAAGTCCAATCTCGGTGAAATGGTCTACAGGCGCCTGGAGGAGGAGGGGGTGAGGTGCAGGTGTATAAGGTGCCGTGAGGTTGGACACATGTCAAGGAGGGGTGTGAGGGTCGACGAGGATGCTGTTACCCTCATGGTGGAGGAGTACGCAGCCACCGGGGGGCGGGAGTTCTTCCTCTCCCAGGAGGACCCTGAAAATGACGTCCTTGTGGGTTTCCTGAGGCTGAGGTTCCCATCAGAGGAGGCCCACCGCCCCGAGGTCGATGATAAAACAGCCCTTGTAAGGGAACTGCATGTATACGGTTCAATGCTCCCCATAGGAGAAAGGGGAGATGCCGTTGGTCAGCACAGGGGCTACGGTGAGGAGCTACTTGCAAGGGCAGAGTCCCTGGCTGCTGATAATGGAATGGAGAAGATACTTGTAACAAGTGGGATAGGTGCCCGTGAATACTACAGCAAATTCGGATACCTGAAGGAGGGCCCCTACATGGCAAAGAAACTTTAGGTGGTTAAAATGAATGTGGAGACAAGGGAGGAACTTGCATCACTTATAGACCACACCAATGTGAGGGCTGATGCAACAGAAAATGATATTGAGAGGCTATGCAGGGAGGCGGTCAGCTACGGCTTCAGGTGCGCGGTGGTCACACCCACCAATGTCAGGCTGGCGGCTGAACTCCTTGAGGGGACCGATGTGACGGTCTGCTCAGTTGTTGGTTTCCCGGCAGGCGTCAGTACACCCCGCGTTAAGGCCCTTGAAGCCTCTGAGGCCGTTGAGAACGGGGCCGGTGAGGTGGACATGGTCATGAATATCGGGGCCATGAAGTCAGGCAATAGGGAGCTCGTATACAGGGATATCAGCGGCGTTGTTGATGCCGCCGGCGTCCCCGTCAAGGTTATACTTGAAACAGCCTATCTCACAGACAAGGAGAAGGTTGAAGCCTGCCTTATAAGTAAAGAGGCCGGTGCGGCATTTGTTAAAACATCAACAGCCTATGGTGGACTAGCCGGCGCCACAGTTGAGGATGTGATGCTCATGCGGAAAACGGTGGGTGATGAGATGGGAGTCAAGGCATCTGGGGGAATAAGGGATCTTGAAACAGCCCTTGCGATGATAGATGCTGGGGCAGACAGGATCGGGACATCAACCGGTGTACAGATAATCGAGGGATGGAGGTAGTGGCTGGTGAGGACCATGAGGATAAGGATAACCGTTGAGGGTAAGGGCCATGCCACCGGTGAACTTGATGATAGAAACCCCGAATCTGCAAGGAGAATCTATGATAGCCTTCCTATTGAGGGGAGGGCCCTCCTCTGGATGGAAGAGGTCTACTTTGACATACCCCTCGACCTTGACTATGAGAACCCCTCTGATAGTGCCTCCCCTGGTGACATCTCCTACTGGCCGCCCGGTTATGCCCTGTGCATCTTCTTTGGATCAACACAGCCCTATTCACCTGTGAACCACATAGGCAGGATAACCAAAAACCTTGAGCTCTTCTTCAGTGTGGATGAGGGTGACAGGATAATAATAGAAAGGGAAGAGTAACCTGCTGAAAGGGGCTGAGCCTCCCTGAATTCCTCCCAATAGGAAGGAAAGCAGATCTATTACAATAGAAAAGGAAAGGTTTATTCGGAGAATTACATTACGGATGTGCTAGACGTCCTCTATCTCACGGTAAAGGGTGTCCCTTCTTGCAGGGATCCTTCCTATGTCCCTCACAACCCTTATTATTTCTTCAGGCTCTGTCCTCACACCATGTGATGCCCCGGCGGACTTTGAAATGTTCTCCTCACCAAGCGTGCCCCCTATGTCATTGGCACCTGAAAGGAGGGCCACCTGAGCAAATTTGAATCCCAGTTTAACCCATGAGGCCTGTATGTTCTCAATGAGACCCCTGAACATGAGCCTGGATATTGCATAGACCTTGAGGTCGTCTGCACCCGTTGCTCCGGGCATTGCCAGCCCCTCACGGTAGATGGGTGCGTGTGGGTGCATGAAGGGGAGGGGTACGAACTCTGTAAAGCCCCC is a window from the Methanothermobacter thermautotrophicus str. Delta H genome containing:
- a CDS encoding tRNA uridine(34) 5-carboxymethylaminomethyl modification radical SAM/GNAT enzyme Elp3; the protein is MKDASRLIINGIISGEIRTRKDLERFKHRVCREMGLERFMSNSEILEHATPEEKKVIEGLLRKKPTRTISGVAVVAVMCQPRECPHGRCLYCPESEKAPPSYTGEEPAALRARMYDFHPYRQVYNRLEQLHSIGHPVDKVELIVMGGTFPSHSLCYQEWFISMCLKAMVDFGAELRGIRVDVPEHHGYVKVEDAQRLNESSPVRCVGMTFETRPDYCREEDVDRMLGLGVTRVELGVQTIYNYIYQRIKRGHSIRDVVESNRILRDSGVKVAMHLMPGLFSDFERDLRIFRRIFRDPSFRPDMIKIYPCLVTRGSELYSLWERGLYKPYSTEEAVELIVEIKKMMPKWVRTMRIQRDIPSRLIVDGVRKSNLGEMVYRRLEEEGVRCRCIRCREVGHMSRRGVRVDEDAVTLMVEEYAATGGREFFLSQEDPENDVLVGFLRLRFPSEEAHRPEVDDKTALVRELHVYGSMLPIGERGDAVGQHRGYGEELLARAESLAADNGMEKILVTSGIGAREYYSKFGYLKEGPYMAKKL
- the deoC gene encoding deoxyribose-phosphate aldolase, yielding MNVETREELASLIDHTNVRADATENDIERLCREAVSYGFRCAVVTPTNVRLAAELLEGTDVTVCSVVGFPAGVSTPRVKALEASEAVENGAGEVDMVMNIGAMKSGNRELVYRDISGVVDAAGVPVKVILETAYLTDKEKVEACLISKEAGAAFVKTSTAYGGLAGATVEDVMLMRKTVGDEMGVKASGGIRDLETALAMIDAGADRIGTSTGVQIIEGWR
- a CDS encoding cyclophilin-like fold protein, with product MRIRITVEGKGHATGELDDRNPESARRIYDSLPIEGRALLWMEEVYFDIPLDLDYENPSDSASPGDISYWPPGYALCIFFGSTQPYSPVNHIGRITKNLELFFSVDEGDRIIIEREE